TTCATTTGTTCTAAAAATATGCTTTTTTCCCATACAAAGATCCCGCTGTTCCAATAGAAGTTGCCTTTTGATAGAAAGGTTCTAGCTTTTTCAGGGTCTGGTTTTTCTTTGAATGAATTGACTTTGTAAGTTGAGTTGTTTATTGGTTTTCCTGCTTCTATATACCCGTAACCAGTTTCTGGTCTGGTTGGAGTAATACCTAAGGTAAATAGTCCATCGAGTTCTTGTGCGCCTTGTATTGCCTTTGATAGAGTGTCCCAAAATTTTGATTTGTCAGGTATGTAATGGTCGGCAGGGAGTATTGTTACAATCTCATCATCTTGGGCTGTTAGAGTTCCTATCATACAAGCTGGTGCGGTGTTTCTTGGAATTGGTTCTAAGATGATGTTTTCTTTAGGTATTTCTGGAATTTCTTTCATCGTTAGTTGTTGATATTTTTCTGATGTGATGATAAAGATGTCTTTGGGCTCCATTTTGTAGCACATTCTTTCATAGGTTTCTCTTATGAGGGTTTTGTCTGAGAAAAGTTTTAGGAATTGTTTTGGTGTTTTTGAGTTTGATAGAGGCCAGAATCTTTCTCCTGAGCCTCCTGCAAGGATTATTGCTTTCATAATTAACCTCCCCTTGTAGCTTTTAGCGCCCCCTTTGCCCCGCAGCCCACCCTTTTTAGGAAGGGACCTACGGTCCCTTAAACCCAAATATTAAGGGGTAACCCCCTTAAGATCCCCAAGTTCAAAATCAAAGTTTATTATGAAAAAGCTTTTTGCACAAAGCTGTAAAAGGGCTTCGCCCTGTAACCCTTTTAAAAGTAGAGTGTTTTTTGTGAGCTGCGCTTAGTCGTTATTTGCGCCCCTTCGCCCCGCAGCCCACCCATAAGGAAAATGTTCTTTGTTAGCACCCTACCCCCGCTCCGCACCCGTTTAAGGAAGGAGGATAGGAATTCGCACCATTCCGTCCATAAGGAAGGGACCTTTATTTTATTAGGAATTTGAAATATAGTCCACCTAGAGGTGGTAGTGTGAGTATTATGGATTGTTCTCTTCCGTGCATGGGTATGTCTTGGGAGTATACTTCTTTTGGGTTGTCTACTCCGCTTCCGTAGTATTGTGCCCAGTCGGTATTGAGTATTTCTTGGTATACTCCTTTTTTTGGTACGCCTATCCTATAGTTATCCCTTGGCACTGGTGTGAAATTGAAGACACAAACGATGATTTCATCTTCATTTTCTGATTTTCTTATAAAGGATATTACACTGTTGTCTGCATCGTTGAAATCTATCCATTCGAAACCTTCGTAACGGTGATCAATTTCAAATAATGCGGGATGATTTTTGTACAGCATATTTAAATCCTTTAAAAATAGTTGCGTTTTTTTATGAGGTTCGTATTGTAATAGG
This sequence is a window from Petrotoga miotherma DSM 10691. Protein-coding genes within it:
- a CDS encoding mannose-1-phosphate guanylyltransferase translates to MKAIILAGGSGERFWPLSNSKTPKQFLKLFSDKTLIRETYERMCYKMEPKDIFIITSEKYQQLTMKEIPEIPKENIILEPIPRNTAPACMIGTLTAQDDEIVTILPADHYIPDKSKFWDTLSKAIQGAQELDGLFTLGITPTRPETGYGYIEAGKPINNSTYKVNSFKEKPDPEKARTFLSKGNFYWNSGIFVWEKSIFLEQMKKHSSDIYNKLINISPWDTENLRKIMPTVEKISIDYALLERSDKVYVVKADFVWSDVGNWVSVRELQGYSDNNENVEVINGRNVFVKSDKFVGIVGLSNIIVIEGENGILITKEEHSQDVRKISEKLKKMGKF